From a single Vitis vinifera cultivar Pinot Noir 40024 chromosome 18, ASM3070453v1 genomic region:
- the LOC100232922 gene encoding LOW QUALITY PROTEIN: ornithine decarboxylase (The sequence of the model RefSeq protein was modified relative to this genomic sequence to represent the inferred CDS: inserted 2 bases in 2 codons), whose amino-acid sequence MGSNHKSLQAILGAPGVRGKRVTALSKDGLTDFVLSMISKKQELKEPFYVLDLGVVVSLMEKWSRALPLVRPFYAVKCNPDPTFLAALAALGSSFDCASRTEIETVLGLGVSSDRIIFANPCKAESHIKYAASVGVNLTTFDSRDEIEKIRKYHPKCALLIRVKPPEXRCPLESKYGALPEEVTPLLQAAQDARLTVSGVSFHIGSGATLAQAYRGAIAEARAVFDTASRLGLPRMHVLNIGGGFTSGPHFDDATSAIKSSLQAYFPNEHGLTIIGEPGRYFAESAFTLVTNIIGKRVRSELREYWINDXIYGSLNCILNDHATVTAKPLACTSNSVNPTCRRVRTYSSTVFGPTCDALDTVLTGHQLPELQVNDWLMFPRMGAYTAAAGSNFNGFNMSAVTTHLVYSNPT is encoded by the exons ATGGGTTCCAACCACAAGAGTCTCCAGGCAATATTGGGCGCACCAGGAGTGAGGGGTAAGAGGGTAACGGCTCTATCAAAAGATGGATTAACTGATTTTGTGCTTTCCATGATCTCCAAGAAACAAGAGCTCAAAGAGCCATTTTATGTGCTTGATTTGGGTGTGGTGGTGAGTCTCATGGAGAAGTGGTCTCGGGCTCTGCCTCTGGTTCGACCCTTTTATGCTGTCAAGTGCAACCCGGACCCCACATTTCTTGCTGCACTAGCGGCTCTCGGCTCAAGCTTTGACTGTGCTAGCCGCACGGAGATTGAGACCGTTTTGGGTCTTGGAGTTTCTTCGGATCGGATTATTTTTGCAAACCCATGTAAAGCCGAGTCTCATATCAAGTACGCCGCAAGCGTAGGCGTTAACTTGACAACTTTTGATTCAAGGGATGAAATCGAGAAAATTCGAAAATATCACCCGAAATGTGCCTTATTGATCCGGGTGAAACCTCCGG CACGGTGTCCATTAGAGTCCAAGTACGGTGCACTCCCTGAGGAGGTGACGCCGCTCCTCCAGGCTGCACAAGACGCTCGGCTCACTGTCTCCGGCGTGTCTTTCCATATTGGTAGCGGCGCCACCCTTGCGCAGGCCTACCGGGGGGCGATAGCTGAAGCGAGGGCGGTGTTTGATACAGCCTCGCGGCTCGGCTTGCCTCGAATGCATGTGCTCAATATCGGTGGCGGCTTTACATCTGGGCCGCACTTCGATGACGCCACTTCTGCTATCAAATCGTCTCTCCAAGCCTACTTCCCTAACGAACATGGGTTAACCATCATAGGCGAGCCAGGCAGGTACTTCGCCGAATCGGCTTTCACTCTAGTCACCAATATTATTGGGAAGCGTGTGAGGTCGGAGCTGAGGGAGTACTGGATCAACG GCATTTACGGCTCTCTGAACTGTATACTAAACGACCATGCAACTGTGACCGCGAAGCCTCTCGCTTGCACTTCCAATAGCGTGAACCCCACGTGCCGTCGAGTTAGGACTTACTCCTCTACAGTGTTTGGACCCACGTGCGACGCACTTGATACAGTTTTGACCGGTCACCAGTTGCCAGAACTGCAGGTCAATGATTGGCTGATGTTTCCTAGAATGGGAGCTTATACCGCTGCTGCCGGGTCCAACTTCAATGGGTTTAACATGTCCGCGGTTACGACCCACCTAGTCTACTCGAATCCAACCTGA